The following are from one region of the Epinephelus fuscoguttatus linkage group LG11, E.fuscoguttatus.final_Chr_v1 genome:
- the vps18 gene encoding vacuolar protein sorting-associated protein 18 homolog: MASILDEYEDSQITRQSAQQHSRLSTANIGIAHSGFVNVRLEEEKPIFNKQRIDFTPPEKINHLAVCNNQLCMSLGKDTLLRIDLAKPDQPNQIELGRKDESKVHRLFLDPTGSHLLICLSTSECLYLNRNTQKVRSLSRWRGHLIESVGWNKLLGNETSTGPILVGTSQGIIFEAEISATEGSLFNTNPDQYFRQVHFLEEDGRPAPVCCLEVERGLENKYFIIATTRKRLFQFVGKVAEGSEQQGFSSIFSQNQDLLPSFQEFPANMGYSEITFYTSKLRTSPKAFAWMMGNGVLYGQLDYVRPDSLLSDVQVWEYTPDIDISLNKPISIVLTQFHFLLLLHDRVKAICTLNGQVVYEDVFPDKFGTLKRMIKDPVGGLVWIYTEKAVFRYHIQREARDVWQMYMSMTKFDLAKEYCRDRPECMDMVLAKEAEHCFQNKRYIESAKCYALTQNYFEEIALKFIEAKQEEALKEFLLKKLNNLKQSERTQITLLVTWLTELYLNRLGKLEVDSNTVIFKETRDEFRQFLGSSKHKECLFNNRSTIYDLLASHGNVDDMVYFSVVMQDYERVISHYCQHDKFSDALDVLSKHCDEKLFYKFSPVLMQHIPKKVVDAWIQMGKRLDPKKLIPALMNYSQMGSTQQISETIRYMEFCVYELTVTEEAIHNYLLSLYAKYKPDSLLWYLEQAGTHASEIHYDLKYALRLCAENGYLRACVLVYRIMELYEEAVDLALQVDVDLAKSCADLPEDDEELRKKLWLKIARHVVQEEKDVKKAMNCLSSCNLLKIEDILPFFPDFVTIDHFKEAICSSLEEYNQHIEELKQEMEEATESAKRIREDIQEMRNKYGVVDSQEKCAACDFPLLNRPFYLFLCGHMFHYDCLFQEITPHLTPYKQSRLEELQKKLAATTQSSKSRHRPAPKDEGDTASLGKGSAGTSREQIKSDIDDIIASECVYCGELMIKSIDKPFIDPLKFEEEKSSWL, translated from the exons ATGGCTTCAATTCTTGACGAGTACGAGGACTCGCAGATCACCAGGCAGAGTGCGCAGCAGCACAGCCGCTTGTCAACTGCCAACATCGGGATAGCACACTCAG GTTTTGTGAATGTGAGACTGGAGGAAGAGAAGCCGATATTCAACAAGCAGAGGATTGACTTCACACCGCCTGAGAAGATTAACCATCTCGCAGTCTGCAACAATCAGCTATGCATGAGTCTGGGGAAGGACACGCTGCTGAG GATTGATTTGGCCAAACCAGATCAGCCTAATCAGATTGAATTAGGAAGGAAAGATGAAAGTAAAGTGCACAGACTGTTCTTGGACCCCACTG GTTCCCATCTGCTGATCTGCCTGAGCACCAGCGAGTGTCTGTACCTCAACAGGAACACGCAGAAGGTGCGCAGTCTGTCTCGCTGGAGGGGCCACCTCATTGAGAGCGTGGGCTGGAACAAGCTGCTGGGCAATGAGACCAGCACAGGGCCCATCCTAGTTGGCACCAGTCAAGGCATCATCTTCGAGGCTGAGATCTCTGCAACTGAGGGCAGCCTGTTCAACACCAACCCAGATCAGTATTTCAGACAG GTCCACTTCCTCGAGGAGGATGGGCGGCCGGCACCAGTCTGCTGCCTGGAGGTGGAGCGGGGCCTGGAGAACAAATACTTCATCATCGCCACCACCCGCAAACGCCTCTTCCAATTTGTGGGGAAGGTGGCCGAGGGGTCCGAGCAGCAAGGCTTCAGCTCCATCTTTAGCCAGAACCAGGACCTGCTGCCCAGTTTCCAGGAGTTCCCTGCCAACATGGGCTACAGTGAGATCACCTTCTACACCTCGAAGCTCCGGACCTCCCCCAAGGCGTTCGCCTGGATGATGGGTAATGGAGTTCTTTATGGTCAGCTGGACTATGTCAGGCCTGATTCCCTGCTGAGTGACGTGCAG GTGTGGGAGTACACCCCGGACATTGACATTAGCCTCAACAAGCCCATCTCCATCGTGCTGACACAGTTccacttcctgctgctgctccatgACCGTGTTAAGGCCATCTGCACTCTGAATGGACAGGTGGTATATGAGGATGTGTTCCCAGATAAGTTTGGCACCCTTAAGAGGATGATTAAGGACCCTGTTGGTGGGTTGGTGTGGATCTACACCGAGAAGGCAGTGTTCCGGTACCACATTCAGCGTGAGGCCAGGGACGTCTGGCAGATGTACATGAGCATGACTAAGTTTGATCTGGCCAAGGAGTACTGCCGTGACCGGCCTGAATGCATGGACATGGTGCTGGCCAAGGAGGCCGAGCACTGCTTCCAGAACAAGCGATACATCGAGAGCGCCAAGTGCTATGCTCTGACACAGAACTACTTTGAAGAGATAGCACTTAAGTTCATTGAAGCCAAACAAGAGGAAGCCCTAAAGGAGTTCTTACTGAAGAAACTGAATAATTTGAAACAGAGTGAGAGAACGCAGATCACCTTGCTGGTCACCTGGCTAACTGAGCTCTACCTGAACAGGCTCGGCAAGCTGGAAGTCGACAGCAACACCGTCATCTTCAAGGAGACCCGCGATGAGTTCCGCCAATTCCTTGGCAGCTCCAAGCACAAGGAGTGCCTCTTCAACAACCGCAGCACCATTTACGACCTGCTGGCCAGCCACGGCAACGTGGACGACATGGTTTACTTCTCAGTCGTCATGCAGGACTACGAGAGAGTGATATCCCACTACTGCCAACACGACAAATTTAGCGACGCTCTGGATGTGCTCTCCAAGCACTGTGATGAGAAGCTTTTTTACAAGTTCTCCCCCGTCCTCATGCAGCACATTCCCAAAAAAGTGGTAGATGCGTGGATTCAGATGGGCAAGCGGCTGGACCCGAAGAAGCTCATCCCAGCTCTGATGAACTACAGCCAGATGGGCAGCACCCAGCAGATCAGTGAAACCATCCGCTACATGGAGTTCTGTGTGTACGAGCTGACCGTGACAGAGGAGGCCATCCATAACTACCTGCTGTCGCTCTACGCCAAGTATAAGCCGGACTCTCTGCTGTGGTACCTGGAGCAGGCGGGTACTCACGCCTCAGAGATCCACTATGACTTGAAGTATGCCCTCAGGCTGTGTGCAGAAAATGGCTACCTGCGGGCCTGTGTGCTGGTTTATAGGATTATGGAACTGTATGAGGAGGCAGTGGATCTTGCTTTACAA GTAGATGTAGACTTGGCTAAGTCATGTGCAGACCTGCCTGAAGATGACGAGGAGCTGAGGAAAAAGCTCTGGCTGAAGATCGCCCGGCATGTTGTTCAGGAGGAGAAAGATGTAAAGAAAGCCATGAACTGTCTGTCCAGCTGCAACCTGCTCAAGATTGAAGACATCCTGCCCTTCTTCCCAGACTTTGTCACCATTGACCATTTTAAG GAGGCCATCTGCAGCTCCCTGGAGGAGTACAACCAGCACATCGAGGAGCTGAAGCAGGAAATGGAGGAGGCCACGGAGAGCGCCAAACGCATCAGAGAAGACATCCAGGAAATGAGGAACAAATATGGCGTAGTGGACTCCCAAGAAAAATGTGCTGCTTGTGACTTCCCATTGCTCAACAGGCCCTTCTATCTGTTCCTGTGTGGACACATGTTCCACTACGACTGCCTGTTCCAG GAAATAACCCCTCACCTGACGCCCTATAAGCAGAGTCGtctggaggagctgcagaaaAAGCTGGCTGCAACCACGCAATCCTCCAAGTCACGTCACCGCCCGGCCCCCAAGGACGAAGGAGACACTGCCAGCCTGGGAAAGGGCAGCGCGGGCACGAGCCGCGAGCAGATAAAATCAGACATTGAtgacatcattgcgtctgaatGCGTGTACTGCGGCGAACTGATGATCAAGTCCATCGACAAGCCTTTTATTGATCCGCTGAAATTTGAGGAGGAGAAATCCAGCTGGCTGTGA